In the genome of Microcoleus sp. FACHB-672, one region contains:
- a CDS encoding non-ribosomal peptide synthetase: MADYSQNFSQLSLSCANLVELLRYRAFHQPEQIAYTFLPEGETEEISITYQELDRQSRAIAAHLQSLGASGERALLLYPAGLDYLVAFFGCLYSQVIAVPLYPPKAKRNLPKIQVIATDARASFALTTTRIAGNLEAIFERAPQLKAMRWIATDALANGEDAWVESAINCNDLAYLQYTSGSTSTPKGVMISHANVLHNIDCIDRGFEHTQDSVAVTWLPHFHDMGLIDGLLKPLYKGIPCYFMPPAAFIQRPVRWLEAISRYKATHSGGPNFAYDLCARKISPAQRATLDLSTWRVAYNGAEPIDKQVLEQFFKVFEPYGFRWDAFCPAYGMAETTLKISTVHQKDAPVFRSVEAAALEKNRVVEIAEKEEGARTLVGCGCPDFDINVAIVNPDLLIRCADGEVGEIWVAGSSVAQGYWSRQEETKATFQAYLSDTGEGPFLRTGDLGFFHKQELFITGRLKDLIIIRGRNLYPQDIERIVEHSHPGLRLAANAAFSVQIEREEQLIVVQELESRQAPNTEEIAAAIRQAIAEEFEVEVYGVVLIKPTTIPKTTSGKIQRRACKVEFLNGGLDVVGSSLLELSEIEESKARLTREILLAKTLEERVPILEAYLLEQVTRVLPVKLSIGSLQQPLNSLGLDSLKVFELKNKIETDLGVSLSVADFFEEINLSQLARQILEQVAEVPAISAIVPISHKENIPLSFAQERLWFFDQLEPANPFYNLCTTIHLTGQLDVEALRKSLNEIVCRHEVLRTTFAVVEGQPVQVIHPNRDLELPVFDLSQTENQNSSSQEGNKIQDFILEEARTPFNLEQDSLLRAKLLQLSEGEYVLILTAHHIIFDGWSMGVFLGEVAALYQVFSAGNIASLPPLPIQYADFAVWERQWLQGDVLETQLNYWKQQLSGNLPVLNLPTDFPRPVVQTFQGKRQSWVFPMGLTEAVCELSRQEKTTLFMTLLAAFKVLLYRYTGQEDILIGSPVANRNRAEVEPLIGFFVNTLVLRTDLGGNPSFRALLSRVREVALGAYAHQDLPFEKLVEELQPERDLSHSPLFQIAFVFQNNLTQTLDLPALKFSSQEVGTGTANFDLTLFLEETEQGLIGTWEYNTDLFQADTITRMIGNFQTLLEEIIVNPECQISELPLLTETEQYQLLVQWVNESKKTTAPEENLCIHQLFEAQAKRTPDAVAAIFENQQLTYQELNEKANTLANYLQTLGVQPEVLVGICVERSLEMLVGLLAILKAGGAYVPLDPTYPSERLAFMLQDAQVPVLITQERLLETLPQSSAKIVCLEHWHNLNAQSKDLSSNQENPANLAYVIYTSGSTGTPKGVAIEHKSTVALLNWAKSVFIPKELTGVLASTSICFDLSVFEIFVPLSWGGTVILAENALHLPTLKAASQVTLINTVPSAISELLRSDSIPTSVGTINLAGEPLQNALVQQLYQRPHIQKVYNLYGPSEDTTYSTFALIERNSEGIPAIGRPISNTQVYLLDRNLQMVPVGVPGEVYIGGEGLARGYYNQPDLTSEKFITNPFSNEPNSRLYKTGDLARYLPNRNLEYLGRIDNQVKVRGFRIELGEIEARLLENPAVREAVVVVRQENLGNQRLVAYIVPKGQSVALKSRDLRDELGRTLPDYMVPATFVMLESLPLTPNGKVDRKALPSPEKTRLELGSTFIASRTPQEQQLADIWANVLGVQKVGIDDNFFELGGHSLLATRLVAKVRETFQVELPLRCLFQSPTVATLGSLIAQQQAQETDAKLAVNSLPAIVPDQDSRHQPFPLSDIQQAYWVGRSKAFELGNIATHIYVEIDTVNLDLERFNKAWQKLIERHEMLRAIVLPNGQQQILEKVPAYQIRVLDLREQTSEVVNSRLEGIRNSLSHQILPCDHWPLFEIRASRLDEQQVRLHLSFDALIGDASSFQIIGQELAKLYQGGTEQLNPIQISFRDYVLGEIASRHSELYQRSLEYWQNRLPSLPPAPELPLAQNPAAIKEPRFVRRSGKLEAKIWQKLKSKATKANITHSGILLAAFAEILTVWSKNPHFTIGLTLFNRLPLHPQVNDIVGDFTSLTLLEVNNATPAPFAQRVQRIQEQLWNDLDHRYVSGVEVLRELSRHQNRISSAMMPVVFTSTLTQDAQGEQNFPLDWLGKLIYGITQTPQVFLDHQVFQEAGALVFYWDCVEELFPVGMLDDMFAAYCNFLQRLANETESSQEIHRELLPPAQLTQRNAINATDAPVPAATLHSLFTDRVPLHPQKAAVVTSERTLTYEELHRHSHYLACRLQQLGARPNTLIAVVMEKGWEQVVACLGILMSGAAYVPIDPALPPARRSHLFAQAEVQIVVTQSWLNTALEWPKNLQRICIEDNQAFGENLSLIPYAPALISQENLAYVIYTSGSTGTPKGVTINHRGAVNTIFDINQRFNVGGNDRVFALSSLSFDLSVYDIFGTLAAGGTIVIPEAGKTQDPAYWAKLMQREKITIWNSVPALMQMMVDYASKTPEILASLRLVLLSGDWLPLNLPAQIQAAVEGVEVISLGGATEASIWSILYPIKQVNPSWKSIPYGQAMKNQRFYVLNEALEPCPVWVPGQLYIAGIGLAQGYWRDEVKTAASFFTHPRTSEKFYRTGDLGRFLPDGNIEFLGRQDFQVKVGGYRIELGEIEAALGQHPDVREAVVTTFGEQQNKRLVAYIIPEPSSSISDVSSFKALQSFLKEKLPEYMVPATFMLLDTLPLTSNGKVNRKALPAPNFVKSELDENFVAPQTPVEERLARIWSELLSLEQIGIYDSFFELGGNSLMATQLLTKVREAFQVELPLRDLFEVQTISGLCEKISQAKKKGEKLQEQEIVPVSRQAYRKKLPSLR, encoded by the coding sequence ATGGCCGATTATTCTCAAAACTTTTCGCAACTCTCCCTGAGTTGTGCCAATTTAGTGGAACTCCTGCGCTACAGAGCCTTCCACCAGCCAGAACAGATCGCTTATACCTTTTTGCCAGAAGGCGAAACTGAAGAAATCAGCATCACTTATCAAGAATTAGATCGGCAAAGTCGTGCGATCGCAGCTCACTTGCAATCGCTGGGTGCGAGTGGGGAACGCGCTTTGCTGCTATATCCCGCAGGACTTGATTATCTCGTCGCCTTTTTCGGGTGTTTATATAGCCAAGTGATCGCAGTTCCGCTTTACCCACCCAAGGCGAAGCGCAATTTACCAAAAATTCAAGTTATTGCAACCGATGCACGGGCAAGTTTTGCACTGACAACGACGCGAATTGCCGGTAATTTAGAAGCAATATTTGAGCGAGCACCGCAGTTAAAAGCGATGCGCTGGATAGCGACTGACGCACTTGCCAATGGTGAGGACGCATGGGTTGAGTCGGCAATCAACTGTAACGATTTAGCTTATTTGCAATACACTTCTGGCTCCACCTCCACTCCAAAAGGCGTGATGATTAGTCATGCCAATGTACTGCACAATATTGATTGTATTGATCGCGGTTTTGAACATACACAAGATAGCGTTGCCGTGACATGGCTACCCCATTTTCACGACATGGGGTTAATTGATGGATTATTAAAACCACTTTATAAAGGAATTCCCTGTTATTTCATGCCGCCGGCAGCGTTTATTCAGCGTCCGGTTCGGTGGCTGGAAGCAATTTCACGTTATAAAGCCACCCATAGCGGCGGGCCAAATTTCGCTTACGATCTTTGCGCGCGTAAAATTTCGCCGGCGCAACGAGCGACACTAGATTTAAGTACCTGGCGTGTGGCTTATAACGGCGCAGAACCGATTGATAAACAAGTTTTAGAACAATTTTTTAAAGTATTTGAACCTTACGGTTTTCGTTGGGATGCCTTTTGTCCGGCTTACGGAATGGCAGAAACAACCCTGAAAATTTCTACAGTTCATCAAAAAGATGCGCCGGTTTTTCGCTCTGTGGAAGCAGCGGCGCTTGAAAAAAATCGAGTTGTAGAAATAGCAGAAAAAGAAGAGGGTGCGCGAACCCTGGTTGGCTGCGGTTGTCCTGATTTTGATATTAATGTTGCGATTGTCAATCCTGATTTGCTGATCCGGTGCGCTGATGGCGAAGTCGGTGAAATTTGGGTTGCCGGTTCTTCTGTGGCGCAGGGATATTGGAGCCGGCAAGAAGAAACAAAGGCAACCTTTCAAGCGTATCTTTCAGATACAGGAGAAGGGCCGTTTTTACGCACTGGAGATTTAGGCTTTTTCCATAAACAAGAGCTGTTTATCACAGGTCGGCTCAAAGATTTAATTATCATTCGGGGTCGCAATCTTTATCCCCAAGATATTGAAAGAATTGTTGAGCACAGCCATCCCGGTTTAAGACTGGCTGCCAATGCGGCTTTTTCAGTACAAATTGAGCGAGAAGAACAGCTTATCGTGGTGCAAGAGTTAGAATCCCGACAAGCACCGAATACAGAAGAAATTGCCGCAGCCATTCGTCAGGCAATCGCAGAAGAATTTGAGGTAGAAGTTTATGGAGTGGTCTTAATTAAACCAACCACGATTCCAAAAACAACCAGTGGAAAAATTCAGCGTCGCGCTTGTAAAGTCGAATTCTTGAATGGCGGTTTAGATGTTGTAGGAAGTAGCCTTCTAGAACTATCTGAGATTGAAGAAAGCAAAGCACGTTTAACCCGTGAAATATTGTTGGCAAAAACTCTAGAAGAACGGGTGCCGATTCTGGAAGCTTATCTTTTAGAGCAGGTAACGCGAGTCCTGCCGGTGAAATTATCTATTGGCTCATTGCAGCAGCCTTTAAATAGCTTAGGACTCGATTCTTTAAAAGTTTTTGAGTTAAAAAATAAAATTGAAACTGACCTCGGAGTGAGTTTATCAGTTGCAGACTTTTTTGAAGAAATCAATCTGTCTCAGTTGGCTAGACAAATTCTTGAGCAAGTGGCAGAAGTTCCCGCTATTTCAGCAATTGTGCCGATTTCTCATAAAGAGAATATCCCGTTATCGTTTGCTCAAGAGCGGTTGTGGTTTTTTGATCAATTAGAGCCGGCAAACCCCTTTTACAACCTTTGCACGACGATCCATTTAACAGGACAGCTTGATGTAGAAGCATTGAGGAAAAGTTTAAATGAAATTGTCTGCCGGCATGAAGTTTTAAGAACCACATTTGCTGTAGTGGAAGGGCAGCCGGTGCAGGTGATTCATCCCAATCGGGATTTGGAATTGCCGGTTTTTGATTTGAGTCAAACTGAAAATCAGAACTCCTCTTCTCAAGAGGGCAATAAAATTCAAGATTTCATTCTTGAGGAAGCGCGAACCCCGTTTAACTTAGAACAAGATTCTTTGTTACGCGCCAAACTGTTGCAACTATCTGAAGGCGAATACGTTCTCATTTTGACAGCACATCATATTATATTTGATGGCTGGTCAATGGGCGTTTTCTTAGGAGAAGTTGCAGCACTTTATCAAGTTTTTTCTGCTGGGAACATAGCTTCACTTCCTCCCTTGCCAATTCAGTATGCAGATTTTGCCGTTTGGGAGCGTCAATGGTTGCAGGGAGATGTCTTAGAAACTCAGCTAAATTACTGGAAACAGCAGCTAAGCGGAAACCTGCCGGTGTTAAATTTACCGACGGATTTTCCTCGTCCTGTGGTTCAAACATTTCAGGGAAAGCGGCAAAGTTGGGTGTTTCCTATGGGTTTAACTGAGGCGGTTTGTGAATTAAGCCGGCAAGAAAAAACCACGTTATTCATGACTTTGCTGGCAGCATTCAAAGTCTTGCTTTACCGCTATACCGGACAAGAAGATATTTTAATCGGTTCGCCGGTTGCTAACCGCAATCGAGCAGAAGTAGAACCCTTAATTGGCTTTTTTGTCAATACTTTAGTGTTGCGAACTGATCTTGGCGGCAATCCCAGTTTCCGAGCGTTACTGAGTCGAGTTCGCGAAGTCGCTTTAGGTGCTTACGCTCATCAAGATTTGCCTTTCGAGAAGCTGGTAGAGGAATTGCAACCAGAACGAGATTTAAGTCATTCGCCGCTATTTCAAATTGCCTTTGTCTTTCAAAATAATTTGACGCAGACTTTGGACTTGCCGGCACTGAAATTTAGTTCACAGGAAGTGGGCACCGGCACGGCTAATTTTGATTTAACTTTATTCTTAGAAGAAACTGAACAAGGATTAATCGGAACATGGGAATATAACACCGATTTATTTCAAGCGGATACAATTACTCGGATGATAGGTAATTTCCAAACCCTATTAGAAGAAATTATTGTCAATCCAGAATGCCAAATTTCCGAACTGCCATTACTGACAGAAACCGAGCAATATCAACTACTGGTGCAGTGGGTTAACGAAAGCAAGAAAACCACCGCACCTGAAGAGAATCTGTGCATTCATCAGCTATTTGAAGCACAAGCTAAACGGACACCCGACGCTGTTGCTGCAATTTTTGAAAATCAACAACTCACCTATCAAGAACTCAACGAAAAAGCCAATACCTTAGCAAACTACCTGCAAACATTAGGAGTTCAACCCGAAGTTCTAGTCGGAATTTGTGTTGAGCGTTCCCTAGAAATGCTTGTGGGACTTCTAGCAATTCTTAAAGCCGGCGGCGCTTATGTCCCGCTTGATCCAACCTATCCATCTGAACGCCTTGCCTTCATGTTGCAAGATGCACAGGTGCCGGTGTTAATCACTCAGGAAAGACTATTAGAAACACTGCCTCAATCGAGCGCTAAAATTGTCTGTTTAGAGCATTGGCATAACCTAAATGCCCAAAGCAAAGATTTAAGTTCAAATCAGGAAAATCCCGCTAATTTAGCCTATGTCATCTATACATCCGGTTCCACCGGCACCCCGAAAGGTGTTGCCATTGAACACAAAAGCACCGTCGCTTTATTAAATTGGGCAAAATCAGTTTTTATCCCAAAAGAATTAACCGGAGTTCTCGCCTCAACATCGATTTGCTTCGACTTATCTGTGTTTGAGATATTTGTGCCACTGAGTTGGGGAGGGACTGTGATATTAGCTGAAAATGCCCTGCATTTACCCACATTGAAAGCAGCCAGTCAAGTCACCTTAATTAATACCGTTCCCAGTGCAATTTCAGAGTTACTCAGAAGTGATAGCATCCCGACTTCTGTTGGCACAATTAATTTAGCCGGTGAACCGCTACAAAATGCCTTAGTTCAACAGCTTTATCAACGCCCGCACATTCAAAAGGTATACAATCTTTACGGCCCATCTGAAGATACGACTTACTCGACATTTGCCTTAATTGAAAGAAATTCAGAAGGAATTCCCGCCATAGGTCGTCCGATTAGCAACACTCAGGTTTATTTACTAGATAGAAATTTACAGATGGTGCCGGTTGGCGTGCCAGGAGAAGTTTATATTGGAGGGGAGGGATTAGCGCGAGGTTATTACAATCAGCCCGATTTAACATCAGAAAAGTTTATTACTAATCCATTTAGTAATGAACCGAATAGCCGACTCTACAAAACCGGAGATTTAGCGCGTTATTTGCCGAATAGGAATCTAGAATACTTAGGACGAATAGACAATCAGGTAAAAGTGAGGGGGTTCCGCATTGAACTTGGAGAAATTGAGGCGAGATTGCTAGAAAATCCGGCGGTGCGAGAAGCCGTAGTGGTTGTGCGTCAGGAGAATTTAGGAAATCAGCGGTTAGTTGCTTATATTGTTCCTAAAGGGCAATCTGTTGCGCTCAAATCGAGGGATTTGCGGGATGAGTTGGGGCGAACACTGCCAGATTATATGGTGCCGGCAACTTTTGTCATGTTGGAAAGTCTGCCTTTAACTCCGAATGGAAAGGTAGACCGCAAAGCGCTGCCGTCTCCTGAGAAAACTCGACTAGAATTAGGTTCAACTTTCATTGCATCGCGCACCCCACAAGAACAGCAACTAGCGGATATTTGGGCGAATGTTTTAGGTGTACAAAAAGTCGGAATTGACGACAATTTCTTTGAATTAGGAGGACATTCTCTCCTGGCAACTCGACTGGTTGCCAAAGTGCGGGAAACATTTCAGGTTGAGTTACCTTTGCGCTGCCTATTTCAATCTCCTACTGTTGCAACTTTGGGCAGTTTGATCGCACAGCAACAAGCCCAAGAAACCGATGCAAAACTAGCTGTCAATTCCTTACCTGCAATTGTCCCAGATCAAGATAGCCGGCATCAACCTTTCCCCCTAAGTGATATCCAGCAAGCTTACTGGGTCGGTCGTAGCAAGGCATTTGAATTAGGTAATATTGCGACGCATATTTATGTAGAGATTGACACGGTCAATTTAGATTTAGAACGATTCAACAAAGCTTGGCAAAAACTTATCGAACGTCATGAAATGCTGCGAGCAATTGTACTGCCTAACGGGCAGCAGCAAATTCTAGAAAAAGTGCCGGCTTATCAAATTCGAGTCCTAGATTTGCGGGAGCAAACTTCTGAAGTTGTCAATTCTCGACTGGAAGGAATTCGCAATTCATTATCCCATCAGATATTACCCTGTGATCACTGGCCTTTGTTTGAAATTCGGGCATCTCGATTAGATGAGCAGCAAGTTCGGCTTCACTTAAGTTTTGATGCCTTAATTGGCGATGCTTCGAGTTTTCAAATCATTGGCCAAGAACTTGCAAAACTTTATCAAGGTGGCACAGAGCAACTCAATCCAATTCAAATCTCTTTCCGAGATTATGTATTAGGTGAAATAGCTAGCCGCCATTCAGAACTCTATCAGCGTTCTTTAGAGTATTGGCAAAACCGGCTCCCCAGTTTACCCCCAGCACCCGAACTCCCGCTGGCTCAAAATCCCGCTGCCATTAAAGAACCACGTTTTGTGCGGCGCAGCGGTAAATTAGAGGCAAAAATTTGGCAAAAATTGAAAAGTAAAGCCACAAAAGCCAACATCACTCATTCAGGAATTTTGCTAGCTGCCTTTGCGGAAATCTTAACGGTTTGGAGCAAGAATCCTCACTTTACAATTGGTTTAACTTTATTCAATCGTTTGCCATTGCATCCCCAAGTTAATGACATCGTTGGAGATTTCACCTCATTAACTTTGCTGGAAGTAAATAACGCCACACCAGCGCCTTTTGCACAGCGAGTGCAGCGCATTCAAGAACAACTTTGGAACGATCTAGATCATCGTTATGTCAGTGGCGTAGAAGTGTTGCGCGAGTTAAGCCGGCACCAAAACAGAATTTCAAGCGCCATGATGCCGGTGGTGTTTACGAGCACCTTAACTCAAGATGCTCAAGGCGAACAAAATTTTCCCTTAGATTGGCTAGGAAAGCTCATTTACGGTATTACCCAAACGCCCCAAGTTTTTCTCGATCATCAAGTATTTCAAGAAGCAGGAGCGCTTGTTTTTTACTGGGATTGTGTTGAAGAATTATTTCCCGTCGGAATGTTGGATGATATGTTTGCTGCCTATTGCAACTTCCTCCAACGTCTAGCCAATGAAACAGAAAGCTCGCAAGAAATCCACCGTGAATTATTGCCACCGGCACAATTAACGCAACGCAATGCAATCAACGCCACCGACGCACCTGTGCCGGCAGCGACGCTTCACAGCTTATTTACAGATCGCGTGCCTCTGCACCCTCAAAAAGCGGCTGTGGTGACAAGCGAGCGCACTCTAACTTACGAAGAATTACACCGGCATTCCCATTACCTCGCCTGCCGATTGCAACAACTCGGTGCACGCCCAAATACCCTAATTGCCGTCGTTATGGAGAAAGGGTGGGAGCAAGTTGTCGCCTGCCTAGGCATCCTCATGTCTGGGGCAGCCTATGTGCCCATTGATCCTGCACTCCCGCCGGCGAGGCGATCGCATCTATTCGCCCAAGCAGAAGTGCAGATCGTCGTCACCCAATCTTGGCTTAATACCGCCTTAGAATGGCCAAAAAATCTTCAAAGAATCTGTATTGAAGATAATCAAGCATTCGGAGAAAACTTATCTCTGATTCCGTATGCCCCAGCCCTCATTTCTCAAGAGAATCTCGCTTACGTTATTTACACCTCTGGTTCCACCGGCACTCCCAAAGGTGTAACGATTAATCATCGCGGTGCTGTTAACACAATTTTTGACATTAATCAGCGGTTCAATGTGGGAGGAAATGACCGAGTATTTGCACTTTCTTCCCTTAGTTTTGATCTCTCAGTTTATGACATTTTTGGCACCCTAGCTGCTGGGGGAACCATTGTTATTCCCGAAGCCGGGAAAACCCAAGATCCTGCCTATTGGGCAAAGTTAATGCAGCGCGAGAAAATTACGATTTGGAATTCGGTTCCGGCGTTAATGCAAATGATGGTGGACTATGCCAGTAAAACTCCTGAAATCCTGGCAAGCTTGCGGTTAGTTTTGCTCAGTGGAGACTGGCTGCCTTTAAACTTGCCGGCTCAAATTCAAGCCGCAGTTGAAGGAGTAGAAGTTATTAGCTTGGGGGGTGCAACAGAAGCCTCGATTTGGTCAATTCTTTATCCAATTAAACAAGTCAACCCAAGTTGGAAAAGCATTCCTTACGGGCAAGCAATGAAAAACCAGCGCTTCTACGTGCTCAATGAAGCGCTAGAACCTTGTCCGGTATGGGTTCCAGGGCAGCTTTATATTGCCGGCATCGGACTCGCCCAAGGTTACTGGCGCGATGAGGTAAAAACGGCTGCCAGCTTCTTTACCCATCCTCGAACCAGCGAAAAGTTTTACCGCACAGGAGATTTAGGACGCTTTCTCCCCGATGGAAATATTGAATTTTTAGGAAGACAAGACTTTCAAGTTAAAGTCGGTGGCTATCGCATTGAATTAGGAGAAATCGAAGCAGCGCTGGGGCAACATCCAGACGTGCGAGAAGCTGTTGTTACAACGTTCGGCGAACAGCAAAATAAGCGTCTTGTTGCTTATATTATTCCTGAGCCTTCTTCCTCAATTTCTGATGTTTCATCCTTCAAAGCGTTGCAAAGTTTCCTAAAAGAAAAGCTGCCAGAATATATGGTGCCGGCAACCTTTATGCTCTTGGATACTCTGCCCTTAACTTCTAATGGCAAAGTCAATCGCAAAGCACTTCCCGCACCTAACTTTGTTAAGTCTGAGTTGGATGAAAACTTTGTTGCTCCTCAAACGCCGGTTGAAGAGCGGTTAGCAAGGATTTGGTCTGAACTGTTAAGCCTAGAACAAATCGGAATTTATGACAGTTTCTTTGAACTAGGCGGAAATTCCTTAATGGCAACTCAATTGTTGACTAAAGTGCGCGAAGCATTTCAGGTAGAGTTACCTCTGCGTGATTTATTTGAAGTTCAAACGATTAGCGGACTTTGCGAAAAAATTTCCCAAGCTAAGAAGAAAGGCGAAAAACTGCAAGAACAGGAAATTGTGCCGGTTTCGCGCCAAGCTTACCGCAAGAAATTACCTTCTTTACGCTAA